A stretch of Gadus chalcogrammus isolate NIFS_2021 chromosome 9, NIFS_Gcha_1.0, whole genome shotgun sequence DNA encodes these proteins:
- the LOC130389631 gene encoding DEP domain-containing protein 7-like isoform X2, translating into MATIKERLAALNLAEKLYVRPPAQGGICRNYQSLSSWSGLIAHLKASVKVKRRRVYIKSHGDCFLGSDAVDVVAVHLSHIKGATVSREKVVVVCQALLDCHVFEAVGTKVFGKDKNLDRFNDCSNALYKFLLHTPSVDELDRGVLSHGVQKYFCTDASDGQESLKLPGDTKPPETLPDANRFQAVIEADKLSLSPSRLQTDTVLPQTLVNEVWQEQTTVRLLKLVDLPLLDGVLQCSLNQDSHFTAPRPLAHCNPDLIYSDQNLDRQILQAFKEFNEDEWLCAALGCLDLLPDKAVMELSRAIPNYFRQEEDSQDYMVVDRIAPEEGGLSQCQLLVYGILVKHYSLTDMLPLLPGNLTDVYAAIIDLLVNAKLDKALEALQLCLKLLPTSCREELRRLLTFMSLAADPQGIRLDKEMENRLAVRRSFSRALLHSKTLSKEQEELMVAFMLGNTQDIFRIPGALHKAVSDKLASLVHRNHPDVTGSTFCQQDFRDSAHVRDVTQGELRALLSNIHLDPKISDRKKRRLLRQFYQAHPEVFDQYFGDSALSML; encoded by the exons ATGGCCACAATCAAGGAGAGACTTGCGGCTCTAAATCTTGCAGAAAAACTCTATGTGCGTCCCCCGG CTCAGGGCGGGATTTGTAGGAACTACCAGTCTTTGTCCTCTTGGAGTGGACTTATAGCCCATCTCAAGGCATCAGTAAAGGTGAAGCGTCGTCGAGTCTATATTAAGTCCCATGGCGACTGTTTCTTGGGGTCTGACGCAGTGGACGTCGTGGCAGTCCACCTGTCCCATATCAAAG GTGCGACCGTGTCCAGGGAAAAGGTAGTGGTGGTCTGCCAGGCTCTGCTGGACTGCCATGTGTTTGAGGCTGTGGGGACCAAAGTCTTTGGGAAAGACAAGAACCTGGATAGGTTCAACGACTGCAGCAATGCTCTCTACAA GTTCCTCCTGCATACTCCCTCAGTTGATGAATTGGATAGGGGCGTCCTCAGTCATGGTGTCCAGAAGTATTTCTGCACTGATGCATCCGATGG gcAGGAATCACTGAAGTTGCCAGGGGATACAAAACCCCCAGAGACTCTCCCCGATGCCAACAGATTCCAGGCTGTAATTGAGGCAGACAAACTGAGTTTGAGTCCCAGTAGACTACAGACTGACACAGTGTTACCACAAACAT TGGTGAATGAAGTGTGGCAGGAGCAGACCACAGTACGGCTGCTTAAGCTGGTAGACCTCCCCCTGCTGGACGGGGTGCTCCAGTGCAGCCTGAACCAAGATTCCCACTTCACTGCACCACGTCCACTGGCTCACTGCAACCCAGACCTCATCTACAGCGACCAAAACCTAGACCGACAGATCCTCCAGGCCTTCAAAGAATTCAA TGAGGACGAGTGGCTTTGTGCGGCTTTGGGTTGTCTGGACCTGCTCCCCGACAAGGCGGTCATGGAACTGAGCAGAGCGATCCCCAACTACTTCCGACAGGAAGAAGACAGTCAGGACTACATGGTGGTGGACCGCATCGCTCCAGAAGAAG GTGGCTTGAGCCAGTGTCAGCTACTTGTCTATGGGATCCTGGTCAAACACTACAGCCTTACAGACATGCTTCCCCTGCTGCCGGGGAACTTGACAGATGTTTATGCAGCCATCATTGACCTCCTGG TCAATGCCAAGCTGGACAAGGCACTGGAGGCTTTACAACTGTGCCTCAAGTTACTGCCCACTAGCTGCAGAGAGGAGCTTCGCAGGCTGCTGACCTTCATGTCCCTGGCTGCTGACCCACAGGGGATAAGACTGGACAAGGAG ATGGAGAACCGCCTGGCAGTGAGGAGGTCCTTCTCACGGGCACTCCTCCACAGTAAGACTCTCTccaaggagcaggaggagctcaTGGTGGCCTTCATGCTCGGCAACACGCAGGACATCTTCAGG ATACCAGGGGCCCTGCACAAAGCAGTGAGCGACAAACTGGCAAGCCTTGTGCACAGGAACCATCCGGATGTCACAG GTTCCACCTTCTGTCAGCAGGATTTCCGGGACAGTGCGCACGTTAGAGATGTAACCCAAGGGGAGCTGAGGGCTTTGCTAAGCAACATACATCTGGACCCCAAGATTTCAGACAGAAAGAAGAGGAGGTTGCTCAGGCAGTTTTACCAGGCTCACCCTGAGGTGTTTGATCAGTATTTTGGTGATTCAGCCCTTAGCATGCTGTGA
- the LOC130389631 gene encoding DEP domain-containing protein 7-like isoform X1, with amino-acid sequence MATIKERLAALNLAEKLYVRPPAQGGICRNYQSLSSWSGLIAHLKASVKVKRRRVYIKSHGDCFLGSDAVDVVAVHLSHIKGLEGATVSREKVVVVCQALLDCHVFEAVGTKVFGKDKNLDRFNDCSNALYKFLLHTPSVDELDRGVLSHGVQKYFCTDASDGQESLKLPGDTKPPETLPDANRFQAVIEADKLSLSPSRLQTDTVLPQTLVNEVWQEQTTVRLLKLVDLPLLDGVLQCSLNQDSHFTAPRPLAHCNPDLIYSDQNLDRQILQAFKEFNEDEWLCAALGCLDLLPDKAVMELSRAIPNYFRQEEDSQDYMVVDRIAPEEGGLSQCQLLVYGILVKHYSLTDMLPLLPGNLTDVYAAIIDLLVNAKLDKALEALQLCLKLLPTSCREELRRLLTFMSLAADPQGIRLDKEMENRLAVRRSFSRALLHSKTLSKEQEELMVAFMLGNTQDIFRIPGALHKAVSDKLASLVHRNHPDVTGSTFCQQDFRDSAHVRDVTQGELRALLSNIHLDPKISDRKKRRLLRQFYQAHPEVFDQYFGDSALSML; translated from the exons ATGGCCACAATCAAGGAGAGACTTGCGGCTCTAAATCTTGCAGAAAAACTCTATGTGCGTCCCCCGG CTCAGGGCGGGATTTGTAGGAACTACCAGTCTTTGTCCTCTTGGAGTGGACTTATAGCCCATCTCAAGGCATCAGTAAAGGTGAAGCGTCGTCGAGTCTATATTAAGTCCCATGGCGACTGTTTCTTGGGGTCTGACGCAGTGGACGTCGTGGCAGTCCACCTGTCCCATATCAAAGGTCTGGAAG GTGCGACCGTGTCCAGGGAAAAGGTAGTGGTGGTCTGCCAGGCTCTGCTGGACTGCCATGTGTTTGAGGCTGTGGGGACCAAAGTCTTTGGGAAAGACAAGAACCTGGATAGGTTCAACGACTGCAGCAATGCTCTCTACAA GTTCCTCCTGCATACTCCCTCAGTTGATGAATTGGATAGGGGCGTCCTCAGTCATGGTGTCCAGAAGTATTTCTGCACTGATGCATCCGATGG gcAGGAATCACTGAAGTTGCCAGGGGATACAAAACCCCCAGAGACTCTCCCCGATGCCAACAGATTCCAGGCTGTAATTGAGGCAGACAAACTGAGTTTGAGTCCCAGTAGACTACAGACTGACACAGTGTTACCACAAACAT TGGTGAATGAAGTGTGGCAGGAGCAGACCACAGTACGGCTGCTTAAGCTGGTAGACCTCCCCCTGCTGGACGGGGTGCTCCAGTGCAGCCTGAACCAAGATTCCCACTTCACTGCACCACGTCCACTGGCTCACTGCAACCCAGACCTCATCTACAGCGACCAAAACCTAGACCGACAGATCCTCCAGGCCTTCAAAGAATTCAA TGAGGACGAGTGGCTTTGTGCGGCTTTGGGTTGTCTGGACCTGCTCCCCGACAAGGCGGTCATGGAACTGAGCAGAGCGATCCCCAACTACTTCCGACAGGAAGAAGACAGTCAGGACTACATGGTGGTGGACCGCATCGCTCCAGAAGAAG GTGGCTTGAGCCAGTGTCAGCTACTTGTCTATGGGATCCTGGTCAAACACTACAGCCTTACAGACATGCTTCCCCTGCTGCCGGGGAACTTGACAGATGTTTATGCAGCCATCATTGACCTCCTGG TCAATGCCAAGCTGGACAAGGCACTGGAGGCTTTACAACTGTGCCTCAAGTTACTGCCCACTAGCTGCAGAGAGGAGCTTCGCAGGCTGCTGACCTTCATGTCCCTGGCTGCTGACCCACAGGGGATAAGACTGGACAAGGAG ATGGAGAACCGCCTGGCAGTGAGGAGGTCCTTCTCACGGGCACTCCTCCACAGTAAGACTCTCTccaaggagcaggaggagctcaTGGTGGCCTTCATGCTCGGCAACACGCAGGACATCTTCAGG ATACCAGGGGCCCTGCACAAAGCAGTGAGCGACAAACTGGCAAGCCTTGTGCACAGGAACCATCCGGATGTCACAG GTTCCACCTTCTGTCAGCAGGATTTCCGGGACAGTGCGCACGTTAGAGATGTAACCCAAGGGGAGCTGAGGGCTTTGCTAAGCAACATACATCTGGACCCCAAGATTTCAGACAGAAAGAAGAGGAGGTTGCTCAGGCAGTTTTACCAGGCTCACCCTGAGGTGTTTGATCAGTATTTTGGTGATTCAGCCCTTAGCATGCTGTGA